One genomic region from Electrophorus electricus isolate fEleEle1 chromosome 23, fEleEle1.pri, whole genome shotgun sequence encodes:
- the LOC113590664 gene encoding proline rich transmembrane protein 1B isoform X1, with protein MDAASPPNFSVDAEVVPTATSPRAPEPQRPPGCRTPPARASFHTHDSISILTAGSAMDTDSIHADRPATDDDGDQTAPRPFDTDSAQTAQLTCDTESNRTLNPAYDADSTRALHSTCDLEQTAPEGGDGALAGGHAESLSEDPPPYSLPDPKFAYLIYPPPLPHYANQPVVACQPAAGPPAFNQPSFMPTSYAIYMNGPPIAEDRPPLPKDYLVESLLVTIFCCLMSGLVALMYSFETRTALARGDIREGVRASQKARLLIMHSLSGCGYCREDRVRKIQSREFFNKLQIEPLDELSYSL; from the exons ATGGATGCAG CCAGTCCACCAAACTTTTCTGTTGATGCCGAGGTGGTTCCCACAGCCACCTCGCCTAGAGCTCCAGAACCGCAGCGGCCACCAGGGTGCAGAACCCCCCCGGCCCGTGCCAGCTTCCACACACACGACTCCATCAGCATCCTGACCGCAGGGTCCGCCATGGACACAGACAGCATTCACGCTGACCGTCCAGCGACCGACGACGATGGGGATCAGACTGCCCCTCGGCCGTTCGACACAGACAGCGCCCAGACGGCGCAGCTCACCTGTGATACAGAGAGCAACCGCACCCTAAACCCAGCGTACGATGCAGACAGCACGCGAGCCCTCCACTCCACCTGCGACCTGGAGCAGACGGCTCCAGAGGGTGGAGACGGTGCCCTCGCCGGAGGTCACGCAGAGAGCCTCTCAGAGGATCCCCCACCCTACAGCCTTCCAGACCCCAAATTCGCCTACCTGATCTACCCTCCCCCGCTGCCACACTATGCCAACCAGCCGGTCGTGGCCTGCCAGCCAGCGGCTGGCCCCCCGGCCTTCAACCAACCTTCGTTCATGCCCACCTCTTACGCTATA TACATGAACGGCCCACCAATAGCTGAGGACCGGCCGCCTTTGCCCAAAGACTACCTGGTGGAGTCTCTCCTAGTCACCATCTTCTGCTGTCTGATGAGCGGCTTGGTGGCACTCATGTACTCTTTCGAA ACCCGCACGGCGCTGGCCCGGGGCGACATCCGAGAGGGCGTGAGGGCATCCCAGAAGGCCCGGCTGCTG ATAATGCACTCTCTCAGTGGCTGTGGATATTGCAGAGAAGACAGAGTGAGGAAAATACAATCTAGGGAATTTTTCAATAAATTGCAGATAGAGCCCTTGGATGAGTTAAGTTACAGTTTGTAA
- the LOC113590664 gene encoding proline rich transmembrane protein 1B isoform X2 has protein sequence MDAASPPNFSVDAEVVPTATSPRAPEPQRPPGCRTPPARASFHTHDSISILTAGSAMDTDSIHADRPATDDDGDQTAPRPFDTDSAQTAQLTCDTESNRTLNPAYDADSTRALHSTCDLEQTAPEGGDGALAGGHAESLSEDPPPYSLPDPKFAYLIYPPPLPHYANQPVVACQPAAGPPAFNQPSFMPTSYAIYMNGPPIAEDRPPLPKDYLVESLLVTIFCCLMSGLVALMYSFETRTALARGDIREGVRASQKARLLVMFSFMFGIFMFVGWMVYVIIALCV, from the exons ATGGATGCAG CCAGTCCACCAAACTTTTCTGTTGATGCCGAGGTGGTTCCCACAGCCACCTCGCCTAGAGCTCCAGAACCGCAGCGGCCACCAGGGTGCAGAACCCCCCCGGCCCGTGCCAGCTTCCACACACACGACTCCATCAGCATCCTGACCGCAGGGTCCGCCATGGACACAGACAGCATTCACGCTGACCGTCCAGCGACCGACGACGATGGGGATCAGACTGCCCCTCGGCCGTTCGACACAGACAGCGCCCAGACGGCGCAGCTCACCTGTGATACAGAGAGCAACCGCACCCTAAACCCAGCGTACGATGCAGACAGCACGCGAGCCCTCCACTCCACCTGCGACCTGGAGCAGACGGCTCCAGAGGGTGGAGACGGTGCCCTCGCCGGAGGTCACGCAGAGAGCCTCTCAGAGGATCCCCCACCCTACAGCCTTCCAGACCCCAAATTCGCCTACCTGATCTACCCTCCCCCGCTGCCACACTATGCCAACCAGCCGGTCGTGGCCTGCCAGCCAGCGGCTGGCCCCCCGGCCTTCAACCAACCTTCGTTCATGCCCACCTCTTACGCTATA TACATGAACGGCCCACCAATAGCTGAGGACCGGCCGCCTTTGCCCAAAGACTACCTGGTGGAGTCTCTCCTAGTCACCATCTTCTGCTGTCTGATGAGCGGCTTGGTGGCACTCATGTACTCTTTCGAA ACCCGCACGGCGCTGGCCCGGGGCGACATCCGAGAGGGCGTGAGGGCATCCCAGAAGGCCCGGCTGCTGGTGATGTTCAGTTTCATGTTTGGCATCTTCATGTTTGTGGGCTGGATGGTATATGTGATCATAGCCCTCTGTGTATAG